The following are from one region of the Sorghum bicolor cultivar BTx623 chromosome 2, Sorghum_bicolor_NCBIv3, whole genome shotgun sequence genome:
- the LOC8073143 gene encoding adenosine deaminase-like protein isoform X1 produces the protein MDTETERKATAVEEMREWCVALPKVELHAHLNGSVRNSTLLELAKQLGCDKGVIVFEDVKDVIMKSDRSLPECFKLFDLFHILTTDHDTVTRIAKEVVEDFAAENVVYLEIRTTPKNNEAKGMTKRSYMDAVIKGLKEVEAVDVALFDSNFRTNETLNSKLLDGDAKKKKIYVRLLLSIDRRETASAALDTVNLAMEMKDQGVIGIDLSGNPVVGEWETYLPALQHAKNLGIPITIHCGEVANRKEIQAVLDFCPQRLGHVCCLNDVEWEKLKSLMIPVEICLTSNVMTGGAPSLELHHFADLYNAKHPLSLCTDDSGLFSTSLSNEYYLVATTFGLSKSELFQLAQDAVQFVFADDVVKKSLKEGFKHAEKRLLVWDELAAPN, from the exons ATGGACACTGAGACTGAGAGGAAGGCGACGGCGGTCGAGGAGATGAGGGAGTGGTGCGTCGCTCTTCCCAAGGTGGAGCTCCACGCCCACCTCAACGGCTCCGTCCGCAACTCCACCCTCCT AGAACTTGCAAAACAGCTAGGTTGTGACAAAGGAGTCATTGTCTTTGAAGATGTTAAGGATGTGATCATGAAAA GTGATAGGTCTCTTCCAGAGTGTTTCAAGCTTTTTGATCTGTTTCATATACTTACAACTGACCATGATACAGTAACAAGGATCGCTAAGGAG GTTGTGGAAGATTTTGCTGCAGAGAATGTTGTGTATTTGGAAATAAGAACAACACCTAAG AACAATGAAGCAAAGGGGATGACCAAGAGGTCTTACATGGATGCTGTTATTAAAGGTCTGAAAGAAGTTGAAGCTGTTGATGTTGCATTATTTGATTCTAATTTCAGAACCAATGAAACATTAAATTCTAAGCTGTTGGATGGTGAcgcaaagaaaaagaagatatATGTTAGGCTTCTCCTTAGTATTGATCGTCGCGAAACAGCTTCGGCTGCATTGGATACC GTTAATTTAGCTATGGAGATGAAGGACCAAGGTGTCATAGGCATTGATCTTTCTGGCAATCCAGTTGTGGGGGAATG GGAAACATACTTGCCTGCCCTACAACATGCTAAAAATCTGGGAATCCCCATTACAATTCACTGTGGAGAG GTAGCAAACCGGAAGGAAATCCAAGCAGTGCTGGACTTCTGCCCTCAGAGGCTGGGTCATGTATGCTGTCTGAATGATGTAGAATGGGAGAAGCTCAAGTCTCTTATGATTCCG GTTGAGATATGTTTAACTTCAAATGTTATGACAGGAGGTGCTCCTTCCCTAGAGCTTCATCACTTTG CTGACCTCTACAATGCAAAGCACCCTCTGTCCCTGTGCACAGATGATTCTGGACTGTTCTCAACAAGCCTCTCAAATGAGTATTACCTCGTTGCAACGACTTTCG GTCTCAGCAAGTCCGAGCTGTTTCAGCTAGCCCAGGATGCAGTGCAGTTTGTTTTTGCTGATGATGTGGTGAAGAAGTCTCTGAAGGAGGGGTTCAAGCATGCTGAAAAGAGACTGCTCGTGTGGGATGAACTTGCTGCACCGAACTAA
- the LOC8073143 gene encoding adenosine deaminase-like protein isoform X2 yields MKSDRSLPECFKLFDLFHILTTDHDTVTRIAKEVVEDFAAENVVYLEIRTTPKNNEAKGMTKRSYMDAVIKGLKEVEAVDVALFDSNFRTNETLNSKLLDGDAKKKKIYVRLLLSIDRRETASAALDTVNLAMEMKDQGVIGIDLSGNPVVGEWETYLPALQHAKNLGIPITIHCGEVANRKEIQAVLDFCPQRLGHVCCLNDVEWEKLKSLMIPVEICLTSNVMTGGAPSLELHHFADLYNAKHPLSLCTDDSGLFSTSLSNEYYLVATTFGLSKSELFQLAQDAVQFVFADDVVKKSLKEGFKHAEKRLLVWDELAAPN; encoded by the exons ATGAAAA GTGATAGGTCTCTTCCAGAGTGTTTCAAGCTTTTTGATCTGTTTCATATACTTACAACTGACCATGATACAGTAACAAGGATCGCTAAGGAG GTTGTGGAAGATTTTGCTGCAGAGAATGTTGTGTATTTGGAAATAAGAACAACACCTAAG AACAATGAAGCAAAGGGGATGACCAAGAGGTCTTACATGGATGCTGTTATTAAAGGTCTGAAAGAAGTTGAAGCTGTTGATGTTGCATTATTTGATTCTAATTTCAGAACCAATGAAACATTAAATTCTAAGCTGTTGGATGGTGAcgcaaagaaaaagaagatatATGTTAGGCTTCTCCTTAGTATTGATCGTCGCGAAACAGCTTCGGCTGCATTGGATACC GTTAATTTAGCTATGGAGATGAAGGACCAAGGTGTCATAGGCATTGATCTTTCTGGCAATCCAGTTGTGGGGGAATG GGAAACATACTTGCCTGCCCTACAACATGCTAAAAATCTGGGAATCCCCATTACAATTCACTGTGGAGAG GTAGCAAACCGGAAGGAAATCCAAGCAGTGCTGGACTTCTGCCCTCAGAGGCTGGGTCATGTATGCTGTCTGAATGATGTAGAATGGGAGAAGCTCAAGTCTCTTATGATTCCG GTTGAGATATGTTTAACTTCAAATGTTATGACAGGAGGTGCTCCTTCCCTAGAGCTTCATCACTTTG CTGACCTCTACAATGCAAAGCACCCTCTGTCCCTGTGCACAGATGATTCTGGACTGTTCTCAACAAGCCTCTCAAATGAGTATTACCTCGTTGCAACGACTTTCG GTCTCAGCAAGTCCGAGCTGTTTCAGCTAGCCCAGGATGCAGTGCAGTTTGTTTTTGCTGATGATGTGGTGAAGAAGTCTCTGAAGGAGGGGTTCAAGCATGCTGAAAAGAGACTGCTCGTGTGGGATGAACTTGCTGCACCGAACTAA
- the LOC8073144 gene encoding protein ENHANCED DISEASE RESISTANCE 2 isoform X2, with translation MLSSLSSSASRREATAARATRSGELPKSAAISWKDVAATAKNGELSKAVGGAELSKAVGGAELSKAVAAVREAAAVHHEGWMVRYGRRKIGRSFFHTRYFVLESRLLAYYKKKPKDNMVPLKSLLIDGNCRVEDRGLKNHHGQMIYVLCVYNQKEKDHQITMGAHDIEDALAWKKKIELLIDQQPDSAAKTHKAFATMDFDMELGGQFSLSDHDSAAEDEEERPTLVRRTTIGNGPPASIHDWTKDADFGMSSQNDPTQLYSKKNWRLLRCQNGLRIYEELLEVEYLARSCSRAMRAVGVVEATCEAIFGLMMSMDATRYEWDCSFRQGSLVEEVDGHTAVLYHRLQLHWCSRLIWPRDLCYVRYWRRNDDGSYVVLFRSTEHPNCNRQRGFVRAFIESGGFKICPLKSRNGRPRTQVQHLMQIDLKGWFLNYSTSFQYHSLLQILNCVADDIHITPRIPAMESMADVNTAQKDEKLTEIDSNTKPTDQEHLENKNMGTIDEESDDDEEYQVPEADIEESPKKSDNEAKQTDEPPEKIDLSCFSGILHHDPDEKSRNCWTVPDSKLFKVRSKNFPNDKSKIPAASYLMELAAIDWYKDTKRMDNVGRQKNCVAQIAAEKGMHTFIVNLQIPGSTHYSMVMYFVTSSLKKGSLLQRFFDGDDDFRNSRLKLIPSVPKGSWIVRQSVGSSPCLLGKALDCSYVRTPRYLEVDVDIGSSAVANGVLGLVFGVVTTLVVDMAFLIQANTYEELPEQVIGAARLSNVEPATAVVPDLENNSDSNKNNNSNDATSSEDDSSKKTN, from the exons ATGCTGAGCTCGCTGAGCTCATCGGCGTCGAGGCGGGAGGCCACGGCGGCAAGGGCGACCAGGAGCGGCGAGCTCCCCAAGTCGGCCGCCATCTCCTGGAAGGACGTCGCGGCCACCGCCAAGAACGGCGAGCTGTCCAAGGCGGTGGGTGGCGCCGAGCTCTCCAAGGCGGTGGGTGGCGCCGAGCTCTCCAAGGCGGTGGCCGCCGTCAGGGAGGCCGCGGCCGTGCACCACGAGGGATGGATGGTGCGCTACGGCCGCCGGAAGATCGGCAGGTCCTTCTTCCACACGCGCTACTTCGTGCTCGAGAGCAGGCTGCTCGCCTACTACAAGAAGAAGCCCAAGGACAACATG GTGCCCCTCAAGTCGCTGCTGATAGACGGGAATTGCAGGGTGGAGGATAGGGGACTCAAAAATCATCATGGGCAA ATGATTTATGTTCTCTGTGTTTATAACCAGAAAGAGAAGGATCATCAAATCACG ATGGGTGCACATGATATTGAAGATGCATTGGCCTGGAAAAAGAAAATAGAGCTCCTCATTGATCAG caACCAGACTCTGCAGCTAAAACCCATAAGGCATTTGCTACAATGGACTTTGACATGGAACTTGGAGGACAATTCTCCTTGTCAGACCATGACAGTGC AGCTGAAGACGAAGAGGAACGGCCTACTTTAGTTCGCAGGACAACTATAGGGAATG GTCCTCCCGCTTCAATACATGATTGGACCAAAGATGCTGACTTTGGTATGTCGAGTCAGAATGACCCCACTCAACTCTATTCTAAGAAGAATTGGCGACTACTTCGATGCCAAAATG GGTTGCGCATTTATGAAGAACTTCTGGAAGTTGAATACCTT GCAAGAAGCTGTAGCCGAGCTATGAGGGCTGTTGGTGTAGTGGAAGCCACATGTGAAGCCATTTTTGGGCTGATGATGAGCATGGATGCAACAAGATACGA GTGGGACTGTAGCTTTCGCCAGGGTAGTTTAGTTGAAGAGGTTGATGGTCACACTGCAGTACTATATCATAGGTTGCAATTGCATTGGTGTTCAAG GTTGATTTGGCCTCGGGATCTGTGTTATGTTAGGTATTGGCGACGTAATGACGATGGAAGTTATG TTGTGTTATTTCGTTCTACAGAACATCCAAACTGCAACCGTCAACGAGGATTTGTAAGGGCTTTTATTGAAA GTGGAGGATTCAAGATTTGTCCTCTTAAGTCTCGCAATGGAAGACCCCGGACACAGGTTCAACACCTTATGCAGATTGACCTGAAGGGATGGTTCTTGAATTACTCTACTTCCTTTCAGTATCATTCTTTGCTGCAGATACTGAACTGTGTTGCCG ATGATATCCATATAACTCCAAGGATTCCTGCAATGGAGAGCATGGCTGATGTGAATACAGCACAAAAGGATGAGAAGCTTACCGAAATTGACTCCAATACTAAACCAACAGATCAAGAACATTTAGAAAATAAAAACATGGGAACGATTGATGAAGAATCGGATGACGACGAGGAGTATCAGGTTCCTGAAGCTGATATAGAG GAAAGCCCTAAAAAATCTGACAATGAAGCTAAACAAACGG ATGAGCCTCCAGAAAAAATTGATTTATCTTGCTTTTCTGGAATCCTTCATCATGATCCTGATGAGAAAAGTCGCAATTGTTGGACAGTACCTGATAGCAAGCTTTTTAAAGTTCGTAGCAAGAATTTTCCAAATGACAAATCAAAG ATACCTGCTGCAAGTTATCTAATGGAGCTTGCAGCCATTGATTGGTATAAGGACACCAAGCGTATGGATAATGTTGGCAGGCAAAAAAATTGTGTTGCTCAG ATTGCTGCTGAGAAAGGGATGCATACATTTATTGTCAACTTACAG ATTCCCGGATCAACTCACTATAGCATGGTCATGTATTTCGTCACAAGTTCCTTAAAAAAGGGATCATTACTACAGCGCTTCTTTGATGGCGATGATGACTTCCGCAACAGCAGACTGAAGCTCATACCATCTGTTCCAAAG GGCTCTTGGATAGTGCGGCAGAGTGTTGGCAGCTCCccttgtttgttgggaaaggcatTGGATTGTAGCTATGTACGAACTCCTAGGTATTTGGAG GTGGACGTTGACATTGGTTCTTCTGCAGTAGCAAACGGAGTTTTGGGCTTGGTGTTTGGTGTTGTCACAACATTAGTAGTTGACATGGCTTTCCTAATACAG GCAAACACATATGAGGAGCTTCCAGAGCAAGTTATAGGCGCAGCTCGGCTATCTAATGTGGAACCGGCTACAGCAGTAGTTCCTGATCTTGAAAATAACAGTGACAGCAACAAAAATAACAACAGTAACGACGCTACCTCCTCTGAGGATGATTCGTCAAAGAAGACCAATTGA
- the LOC8073144 gene encoding protein ENHANCED DISEASE RESISTANCE 2 isoform X1 encodes MLSSLSSSASRREATAARATRSGELPKSAAISWKDVAATAKNGELSKAVGGAELSKAVGGAELSKAVAAVREAAAVHHEGWMVRYGRRKIGRSFFHTRYFVLESRLLAYYKKKPKDNMVPLKSLLIDGNCRVEDRGLKNHHGQMIYVLCVYNQKEKDHQITMGAHDIEDALAWKKKIELLIDQQPDSAAKTHKAFATMDFDMELGGQFSLSDHDSAAEDEEERPTLVRRTTIGNGPPASIHDWTKDADFGMSSQNDPTQLYSKKNWRLLRCQNGLRIYEELLEVEYLARSCSRAMRAVGVVEATCEAIFGLMMSMDATRYEWDCSFRQGSLVEEVDGHTAVLYHRLQLHWCSRLIWPRDLCYVRYWRRNDDGSYVVLFRSTEHPNCNRQRGFVRAFIESGGFKICPLKSRNGRPRTQVQHLMQIDLKGWFLNYSTSFQYHSLLQILNCVAGLREYFSQTDDIHITPRIPAMESMADVNTAQKDEKLTEIDSNTKPTDQEHLENKNMGTIDEESDDDEEYQVPEADIEESPKKSDNEAKQTDEPPEKIDLSCFSGILHHDPDEKSRNCWTVPDSKLFKVRSKNFPNDKSKIPAASYLMELAAIDWYKDTKRMDNVGRQKNCVAQIAAEKGMHTFIVNLQIPGSTHYSMVMYFVTSSLKKGSLLQRFFDGDDDFRNSRLKLIPSVPKGSWIVRQSVGSSPCLLGKALDCSYVRTPRYLEVDVDIGSSAVANGVLGLVFGVVTTLVVDMAFLIQANTYEELPEQVIGAARLSNVEPATAVVPDLENNSDSNKNNNSNDATSSEDDSSKKTN; translated from the exons ATGCTGAGCTCGCTGAGCTCATCGGCGTCGAGGCGGGAGGCCACGGCGGCAAGGGCGACCAGGAGCGGCGAGCTCCCCAAGTCGGCCGCCATCTCCTGGAAGGACGTCGCGGCCACCGCCAAGAACGGCGAGCTGTCCAAGGCGGTGGGTGGCGCCGAGCTCTCCAAGGCGGTGGGTGGCGCCGAGCTCTCCAAGGCGGTGGCCGCCGTCAGGGAGGCCGCGGCCGTGCACCACGAGGGATGGATGGTGCGCTACGGCCGCCGGAAGATCGGCAGGTCCTTCTTCCACACGCGCTACTTCGTGCTCGAGAGCAGGCTGCTCGCCTACTACAAGAAGAAGCCCAAGGACAACATG GTGCCCCTCAAGTCGCTGCTGATAGACGGGAATTGCAGGGTGGAGGATAGGGGACTCAAAAATCATCATGGGCAA ATGATTTATGTTCTCTGTGTTTATAACCAGAAAGAGAAGGATCATCAAATCACG ATGGGTGCACATGATATTGAAGATGCATTGGCCTGGAAAAAGAAAATAGAGCTCCTCATTGATCAG caACCAGACTCTGCAGCTAAAACCCATAAGGCATTTGCTACAATGGACTTTGACATGGAACTTGGAGGACAATTCTCCTTGTCAGACCATGACAGTGC AGCTGAAGACGAAGAGGAACGGCCTACTTTAGTTCGCAGGACAACTATAGGGAATG GTCCTCCCGCTTCAATACATGATTGGACCAAAGATGCTGACTTTGGTATGTCGAGTCAGAATGACCCCACTCAACTCTATTCTAAGAAGAATTGGCGACTACTTCGATGCCAAAATG GGTTGCGCATTTATGAAGAACTTCTGGAAGTTGAATACCTT GCAAGAAGCTGTAGCCGAGCTATGAGGGCTGTTGGTGTAGTGGAAGCCACATGTGAAGCCATTTTTGGGCTGATGATGAGCATGGATGCAACAAGATACGA GTGGGACTGTAGCTTTCGCCAGGGTAGTTTAGTTGAAGAGGTTGATGGTCACACTGCAGTACTATATCATAGGTTGCAATTGCATTGGTGTTCAAG GTTGATTTGGCCTCGGGATCTGTGTTATGTTAGGTATTGGCGACGTAATGACGATGGAAGTTATG TTGTGTTATTTCGTTCTACAGAACATCCAAACTGCAACCGTCAACGAGGATTTGTAAGGGCTTTTATTGAAA GTGGAGGATTCAAGATTTGTCCTCTTAAGTCTCGCAATGGAAGACCCCGGACACAGGTTCAACACCTTATGCAGATTGACCTGAAGGGATGGTTCTTGAATTACTCTACTTCCTTTCAGTATCATTCTTTGCTGCAGATACTGAACTGTGTTGCCG GGCTGCGTGAATATTTTTCCCAAACAGATGATATCCATATAACTCCAAGGATTCCTGCAATGGAGAGCATGGCTGATGTGAATACAGCACAAAAGGATGAGAAGCTTACCGAAATTGACTCCAATACTAAACCAACAGATCAAGAACATTTAGAAAATAAAAACATGGGAACGATTGATGAAGAATCGGATGACGACGAGGAGTATCAGGTTCCTGAAGCTGATATAGAG GAAAGCCCTAAAAAATCTGACAATGAAGCTAAACAAACGG ATGAGCCTCCAGAAAAAATTGATTTATCTTGCTTTTCTGGAATCCTTCATCATGATCCTGATGAGAAAAGTCGCAATTGTTGGACAGTACCTGATAGCAAGCTTTTTAAAGTTCGTAGCAAGAATTTTCCAAATGACAAATCAAAG ATACCTGCTGCAAGTTATCTAATGGAGCTTGCAGCCATTGATTGGTATAAGGACACCAAGCGTATGGATAATGTTGGCAGGCAAAAAAATTGTGTTGCTCAG ATTGCTGCTGAGAAAGGGATGCATACATTTATTGTCAACTTACAG ATTCCCGGATCAACTCACTATAGCATGGTCATGTATTTCGTCACAAGTTCCTTAAAAAAGGGATCATTACTACAGCGCTTCTTTGATGGCGATGATGACTTCCGCAACAGCAGACTGAAGCTCATACCATCTGTTCCAAAG GGCTCTTGGATAGTGCGGCAGAGTGTTGGCAGCTCCccttgtttgttgggaaaggcatTGGATTGTAGCTATGTACGAACTCCTAGGTATTTGGAG GTGGACGTTGACATTGGTTCTTCTGCAGTAGCAAACGGAGTTTTGGGCTTGGTGTTTGGTGTTGTCACAACATTAGTAGTTGACATGGCTTTCCTAATACAG GCAAACACATATGAGGAGCTTCCAGAGCAAGTTATAGGCGCAGCTCGGCTATCTAATGTGGAACCGGCTACAGCAGTAGTTCCTGATCTTGAAAATAACAGTGACAGCAACAAAAATAACAACAGTAACGACGCTACCTCCTCTGAGGATGATTCGTCAAAGAAGACCAATTGA